The Helicobacter anatolicus genomic interval TACGAAACAAGAACAATATCTTCAATCCCTAATCAATAATAATGGAACAGAAGATGTTTATAAAATTAAAAGTAGAATGAAAGAAATCATGGACGATAAAGTAGGGGTTTTTAGAGATGGTGAAGGACTACAAGAAGCACTCACAGAACTCGAAGAACTTTATAAAAAAACCAAAAATATTCAAGTAAAAAATAAAAAACTTCATAGCAATCCTGAACTAGAAGATGCTTATCGTGTTCCAAAAATGCTAAAACTAGCACTATGCGTTGCCAAAGGAGCACTAAATCGTACAGAATCTAGAGGTGCACATACACGCATTGACTATCCTAAGCGCGATGATGCAAACTGGTTAAAAAGAACACTTGCTTCATGGAGCGATCCTAATCAGACATTACCAACACTAGAATACGAAGAACTTGATGTAATGAGCATGGAAATTACACCTGATTGGAGAGGTTATGGTGCGAAAGGAAACTTTATTCCTCATCCTGACAAAGAAAAGCGTGATGCAGAAATCGCAGAAATCACGAAGCGAAACGAAGAAAATGGCGGGGATCGCTATACCTTACAAGAAGCATTAATGCCATTTGATCTACACCCAGAATATAAAGTAAAAAATCAAAGATTAGGAGATAAATAATGAGCGCCCCACAAAACGAAGGAAGAATAATTACAATAAGAGTTTTAAAATTTGATCCACAGAGTGCAATTTCTAAACCTCATTTTAAAGAATATAAATTGCAAGAAGCACATTCTATGACAATTTTTATTGCACTTAATATGATTAGAGAAAAATTTGATCCGGATCTTAGCTTTGATTTTGTCTGTCGTGCAGGAATCTGTGGAAGTTGCGGAATGATGATCAATGGTCGTCCGCGTCTTGCTTGCAAAACTCTAACACAAGATTTTGCAGAAGGAGTAATTACTCTTATGCCACTACCTGCATTTAAACTTATCAAGGATTTGAGTGTAAATACCGGGGAATGGTTTGCAGGAATGACAAAAAAAGTAGAAAGCTGGATTCATAGCAACACCCCTGTGGATATTAGCAAAGTAGAAGAAAAAGTTGATCCCGATGTAGCCCAAGAGGTTTTTGAGCTTGATAGATGCATAGAATGTGGATGCTGTATTGCCAGCTGTGCTACAAAACTTATGCGTGAGGACTTTATTGGTGCAGCAGGAATGAATCGTATTGTAAGATTTATGATTGATCCGCACGATAAAAGAAGTGATGAAGATTTTTATGAGCTAGTAGGCAATGATGATGGTGTATTTGGTTGTATGAGTTTAATTGCTTGTCATGATACTTGCCCAAAAGAGTTACCATTACAAAGCAAGATTGCTTACTTAAGAAGAAAAATGATACAAGTAGGGATGAAAAAATAATCTTATCTACCATCTTAAATGATGGTAGAATTATATATCATTACTTTTATTTTTCTAGTAATTTATATTCTTGATTAAACAAATGATTATTACTAATTGCTATTTATAATAAACCCACATCTACCAAATAATTCAAAATAAAACTTATAGTATTTTAAAAAAGCTTCTAGTCTTCTTAGCAATTTTAAATTTCAGGATCTTTAAAAAAACAAATCAAAATTTGTGACAGCCCAACCAAAGCTGCCAGCCTTTTCTATTTATTTTTCATAAAATCTATCATATACTCAATAATAAATATACCAATTAGTAAAAGCGTATATAAACTAAAATTTTATATTATCAAATTTATTGCCCCTCCTTTTCTGTCATTTTATTAAAGATATTTTTCACCCTCTTTTAAAAACTTTTCCATTTCTACTGGTGGCACCATGCTGCCACCAGTAGCCCATATCAAATGCAAAGCATTAGGATGGATATTGCCAAGCTCTTTACTAAAAACAAGACCCTTAACACCAGCCAATGCACTTGGTTCTAAAAATATATCTTGTGTCTTAGCCATCAATGTAAGATATTTATACATATTAGAATCGCTAACACTAAAACAACCATCAATAATATGTTCTAATACTCTTCCAACAAGTTTAGATGCCCTCCCCACTGCCAAACCATCTGCTGCTGTTTTATTATCCAACCCTATATCATTGACACTTATAGCATCATGTCGTCTTGTCAAAAGCCCCAACATCATACAAGGGCTATGTGTAGGTTCTGCGAAAAAACATTTAACATGTTCACCAAATACACTTTTCAAACCATATGCTACACCACCAGGTCCACCACCCACACCACAAGGCAAATAAACATAAAGTGGTCTTTTTTCACCAATTTGAATATCAAAGCTTTCTAATTGTCCTTTTAATCTCCTTGCAGCTACACTATAACCCAAAAAAAGGTTTTTTGAGTTTTCATCATCGATAAAATAACAAAAAGGATCATTTTCAGAACTCTTTCTTCCTTCTTCTACTGCTCTACCATAATCACTTTCATAAGTAATCACATTGCAACCATGCTCTCTTAACATTTGCTTCTTCCACTCTTTTGCATCATTGCTCATATGCACCTCTACTCTATAACCAAGTTTTGCACTCATAATACCAATGGAAAGCCCAAGATTTCCTGTGGATCCTACAGCAATTTTATATTGACTTAAAAAATCCTTATGATCGACAATTAAGCTATAATCAGAATCTAAACTCAATAAATTATTTTGCAAAAGCAAATCTTCTGTATACTTTAATACCTCGTAGATTCCTCCTCTTGCTTTAATAGATCCAGAAATAGGCAAATGAGAATCGAGTTTAATATAAACATCTCCACTAATTTTTACATCTTCTTTTTTTTCCAAAACCGACTTAAAATTATTTATACACTCCAAAGGACTTTCAATAATTCCATTACTTTTTTGCGTGATAGGAAAAATCTTTTTAAGCAAAGGAGCAAAACGATTAAGTCTTGCTCGCGCATCCTCAATATCTGAATATCTAATACCATTTGACTCCAATTCTGTTTTTAAATCTGTTGTCAAATCATTATTTAACCAAAAACACTCTTCCATTCTTTTTAATTGTTCTAATACCATCATTTTCTCCTAAATAAATTTTGATAAAACAAAGCTTAAACCCAAACCTACAACACTAGCAATTGTTGTTGCACCAGTAAAATATTTAAACATATCTTTCATGTCCAATCTTAATGTTTCTTTTACCAACCAAAATAAACTATCTGTCACAATTGTTAAACCAATAGCCCCACTTCCTATAGCTAAACATAAAACCTCTTTACTAACACCTGTGTCAAGAGTTCCGATAATTCCAGCTGCACTAATCATTGCCACTGTTGCACTCCCCACACTTACATGTAAAATAATAGCAATAAGCCATGCTAAAAATATAGGATTAAGCTCAGAGGTTTTTAAAACTTGTTTTAATGCCTCACCAATATCACTTGCAATTAACACTTCATTAAAAGCACCTCCAGCACCAATAATTAATAAAACCCCTGCAATTTCTCGAAAAGAATCTCCACTTTTTATTAATAAATCGCCCATATTAAAACCTTGTAATACACCCAAAAGATAACAACTTGCCATCACTCCAATAAGTAGAGCAACTATGGGATTACTAATAAAACCAACAAAGGTATTATTAAAAAATACCTTACTAAACATCAAAAATAAAGGCAAAAGTACACAAAAATATGTTGCAAATACACTGGGAAGTTTTTTTGAATCTTCAAAAGTATGGCCAAAACTCTCAACCTCAGATTCCCTAAAAGAAAAAGTGCACAAATAAAAGATGCCTCCAAAAAATGCTGCAATTAATCCAATGAAAATACTCCACATAATAACCTGTGCCATATCCGCATCAAGTTTTTGAACCACACTTGTTGCTGCAGGGTGTGGTGGTACCAAACAATGCACACACATCAAGGAAGTTGCCAATGCAATGCCTATTTTAATATATGAAATTTTCATTTCTCTAGCAACAACAAAAATTAAAGGGGCTAATAAAACAAAACCTACTTCAACAAAAACAGCGATCCCAGCAAAAAAACCTACAAACATCATTGCAATATCTGCTCTTTTTGGCCCCAGTAGTTTTAATAAAGAATTTGCAATAACCAATGCCCCTCCGCTAATTTCCAAAATCTTTCCCAAAATCGCACCACACCCTATAATAATAGCCAAAAACCCCAAAGTACCACCAACACCCTTTTCTAAAATATTTCCAATTTTGTCCAAAGGAATACCTGCTAGCATCCCTACAAAAATACTAGCTAAAGACAAGGCCAAAAATGCGTGTAATTTAAGCCTTGTAATTGCAAAAATAATAAATAAGATGCCAAGGACTAAAATACCAATCAACATCATATTATTACTCATAGTTATCTCCTCAACACTTATTCGCAAAAATCAATCCAATATTCCCAAAAAATTAGTAAATGTATTTTTTTATTTTAATAAAATACATTTTTTAAAATAAATATTTACTTTTTTACACATTTTTTACTTTTTAAAATAAAAAAATGATTCATTGTTTTTGTTATAATTCATACTGGTCTTGAAATTAGAGGTGTTAAATGAAAAAGTTTTTTTTATATTTGGCTCTATCTTTTATACTCTTTGCACAAACTATTACAATCTATGAAAGCCCCACTTGTGAATGCTGCACAAAATGGAGTTCTTATCTTAAAAAGAATGGCTTTAAAACAAGAGATGTTAAGATAGCTAATTTTTATGATTATAAAAACAAATATAATATTCCAGAAAATATGCAAAGTTGTCATACAGGCTATGTGGAAGGATACTTTTTAGAAGGACATATCCCTGCTGAAGAT includes:
- a CDS encoding fumarate reductase iron-sulfur subunit, encoding MSAPQNEGRIITIRVLKFDPQSAISKPHFKEYKLQEAHSMTIFIALNMIREKFDPDLSFDFVCRAGICGSCGMMINGRPRLACKTLTQDFAEGVITLMPLPAFKLIKDLSVNTGEWFAGMTKKVESWIHSNTPVDISKVEEKVDPDVAQEVFELDRCIECGCCIASCATKLMREDFIGAAGMNRIVRFMIDPHDKRSDEDFYELVGNDDGVFGCMSLIACHDTCPKELPLQSKIAYLRRKMIQVGMKK
- a CDS encoding D-serine ammonia-lyase produces the protein MMVLEQLKRMEECFWLNNDLTTDLKTELESNGIRYSDIEDARARLNRFAPLLKKIFPITQKSNGIIESPLECINNFKSVLEKKEDVKISGDVYIKLDSHLPISGSIKARGGIYEVLKYTEDLLLQNNLLSLDSDYSLIVDHKDFLSQYKIAVGSTGNLGLSIGIMSAKLGYRVEVHMSNDAKEWKKQMLREHGCNVITYESDYGRAVEEGRKSSENDPFCYFIDDENSKNLFLGYSVAARRLKGQLESFDIQIGEKRPLYVYLPCGVGGGPGGVAYGLKSVFGEHVKCFFAEPTHSPCMMLGLLTRRHDAISVNDIGLDNKTAADGLAVGRASKLVGRVLEHIIDGCFSVSDSNMYKYLTLMAKTQDIFLEPSALAGVKGLVFSKELGNIHPNALHLIWATGGSMVPPVEMEKFLKEGEKYL
- a CDS encoding GntT/GntP/DsdX family permease, translating into MSNNMMLIGILVLGILFIIFAITRLKLHAFLALSLASIFVGMLAGIPLDKIGNILEKGVGGTLGFLAIIIGCGAILGKILEISGGALVIANSLLKLLGPKRADIAMMFVGFFAGIAVFVEVGFVLLAPLIFVVAREMKISYIKIGIALATSLMCVHCLVPPHPAATSVVQKLDADMAQVIMWSIFIGLIAAFFGGIFYLCTFSFRESEVESFGHTFEDSKKLPSVFATYFCVLLPLFLMFSKVFFNNTFVGFISNPIVALLIGVMASCYLLGVLQGFNMGDLLIKSGDSFREIAGVLLIIGAGGAFNEVLIASDIGEALKQVLKTSELNPIFLAWLIAIILHVSVGSATVAMISAAGIIGTLDTGVSKEVLCLAIGSGAIGLTIVTDSLFWLVKETLRLDMKDMFKYFTGATTIASVVGLGLSFVLSKFI
- a CDS encoding DUF411 domain-containing protein, which gives rise to MKKFFLYLALSFILFAQTITIYESPTCECCTKWSSYLKKNGFKTRDVKIANFYDYKNKYNIPENMQSCHTGYVEGYFLEGHIPAEDIQKLLQQKPNDIIGLSVPNMPIGSPGMEQGDYKENYNTYAIKKDGSIIIWSRH